A window of the Brassica napus cultivar Da-Ae chromosome C5, Da-Ae, whole genome shotgun sequence genome harbors these coding sequences:
- the LOC106452726 gene encoding uncharacterized protein LOC106452726, whose amino-acid sequence MDCSCRTRPSSLLISSEPSLRFPPSNLSLLVPKEAKLVKQQRMVVRSCSSGSAQNGDVDGFSLKPNKLFVQEAIGAEYGEGFETFRQDGPLKVDVDFWNEKLQDGFLQRIRYAMKPDEAYGLIFSWDNVVADTRSLKLDAWKQLAAEEGKEIAEENDIQRLMLYAGADHVLSKVLFWEKTQSKIDTLKLKLSEIYYDNLLRLTEPKEGLKDWLDAVTNARIPCAVVSNLDRKNMMNALERMGLQNYFQAVVSEEDGMESIAHRFLSAAVKLDRKPSKCVVFEDDPRGITAAHNCTMMAIGLIGAHRAYDLVQADLAVGNFYELSVINLRRLFANKGSTFMEHEKQIIEKSPPKRKLTIDTIF is encoded by the exons ATGGACTGCTCATGCAGAACTCGCCCTTCCTCTCTCCTCATCTCTTCCGAACCGTCTCTTCGCTTCCCTCCCTCGAATCTCAGCTTACTG GTGCCCAAAGAAGCGAAGCTGGTGAAGCAGCAGCGAATGGTAGTGAGGAGTTGTTCTTCTGGGTCTGCTCAAAACGGCGACGTTGATGGGTTTTCTTTAAAGCCAAACAAACTCTTTGTGCAAGAG GCGATTGGAGCTGAGTATGGAGAAGGGTTTGAGACTTTTAGGCAGGATGGTCCTCTTAAAGTCGATGTG GATTTCTGGAATGAGAAACTGCAAGATGGGTTTCTTCAAAGGATACGTTACGCAATGAAACCAGATGAAGCCTATGGACTTATCTTCTCTTGGGACAATGTCGTG GCTGATACTCGAAGTTTGAAGTTGGATGCTTGGAAGCAGCTAGCTGCCGAAGAAG GAAAAGAAATTGCGGAGGAGAATGACATTCAAAGACTGATGCTTTATGCTGGCGCTGACCATGTGCTTAGTAAG GTCTTGTTTTGGGAAAAGACGCAAAGCAAGATCGATACATTGAAACTCAAGCTATCAGAAATATACTATGATAATCTTCTCAGG CTCACAGAACCAAAGGAAGGACTTAAAGATTGGCTCGACGCTGTCACAAATGCTCGCATTCCCTGTGCTGTTGTCTCAAATCTTGATCGAAAGAACATGATGAATGCTCTTGAACGGATGGGGCTTCAAAACTATTTCCAG GCTGTAGTTTCCGAGGAAGATGGTATGGAATCTATAGCTCATAGGTTTCTTTCTGCTGCTGTGAAG TTGGATAGAAAACCTTCCAAATGTGTTGTGTTTGAGGATGATCCAAGGGGTATAACAGCTGCTCATAACTGTACTATGATGGCGATTGGATTAATCGGTGCTCATAGAGC GTATGATCTGGTTCAGGCTGATCTTGCTGTTGGAAACTTTTACGAGCTATCAGTGATAAACCTCAGAAGATTATTTGCAAACAAAGGCTCTACATTCATGGAGCACGAGAAGCAAATCATAGAAAAATCGCCGCCCAAAAGAAAGCTAACCATTGATACCATATTCTAA